One Cryptomeria japonica chromosome 9, Sugi_1.0, whole genome shotgun sequence genomic window carries:
- the LOC131077849 gene encoding uncharacterized protein LOC131077849 yields the protein MARNLRFEISSTSSDGSNFPRRGTSLHGENLPLSKVLPLDKLSMGDQTFHCHPELKSVTNAVMRTVIEDPSLGPVQGKPLSSLGVELKQVRSCVTENSLKAREWRNILNEYPERMLRRKRSRTVRVPNKRVHNFMMDTRVRIRNASPEVEGHPNNMPKPSATINGGKYNLRSGKRSNTTFKPSGYMLRSGKRSNNTFKPSGYMLRSRKPASLLTHKDWTLPAGSESWEKAKMTGRRSGIQQRPSTESHLSPSESHGFRSNISNKNHSASPTKGKGSRAFAKSPTFDSRQQTGGSNICEHLFSIHVIQLPDLEDIGSWLNVEDDSLPDVDNENFSSLPVPMDNLDEIFGDHMICLLCNKVFYVDFDAFPNI from the exons ATGGCAAGGAATCTGAGGTTTGAAATATCCTCTACTAGTTCAGATGGATCAAATTTTCCCAGGAGGGGTACATCATTACATGGAGAAAATTTGCCTCTGTCAAAGGTTCTACCTTTGGATAAACTGTCAATGGGAGATCAGACATTTCATTGTCATCCAGAACTGAAAAGCGTGACTAATGCTGTAATGAGAACTGTGATAGAGGATCCATCATTGGGTCCAGTGCAGGGTAAACCTCTTTCTTCTCTTGGAGTAGAGCTGAAGCAAGTAAGGAGTTGTGTCACTGAAAATTCTCTCAAGGCGAG AGAGTGGAGAAATATTTTGAATGAATATCCTGAACGAATGTTGCGGCGAAAGAGGTCTCGTACAGTACGTGTTCCAAATAAACGAGTTCACAACTTCATGATGGACACACGAGTTCGTATCAGAAATGCCTCTCCAGAA GTGGAAGGGCACCCCAACAATATGCCTAAACCATCTGCAACGATAAATGGGGGAAAATATAATTTGAGGTCTGGAAAGCGCTCCAACACTACGTTTAAACCATCAGGATATATGTTGAGGTCTGGAAAGCGCTCCAACAATACGTTTAAACCATCAGGATATATGTTGAGGTCTAGAAAACCTGCAAGTCTGTTAACGCACAAGGATTGGACCTTACCAGCTGGAAGTGAAAGTTGGGAAAAGGCAAAAATGACAGGAAGACGTTCTGGTATACAGCAAAGGCCCAGCACTGAGAGTCACTTGAGTCCAAGTGAAAGCCATGGCTTCAG GTCAAATATTTCCAACAAAAACCATTCAGCAAGCCCCACAAAAGGAAAGGGTTCTCGTGCATTTGCAAAATCCCCAACATTTGATAGTCGGCAACAGACTGGTGGTTCAAACATTTGCGAGCATCTATtttcaattcatgtaatccagTTGCCTGATTTGGAAGACATCGGTTCTTGGTTAAATGTTGAGGATGATAGCTTGCCAGATGTTGACAATGAAAATTTCTCGAGTCTTCCTGTACCAATGGATAATCTAGATGAAATTTTTGGTGATCACATGATTTGCTTGCTTTGTAACAAAGTGTTTTATGTTGATTTTGATGCTTTCCCTAATATCTAA